A stretch of DNA from Aspergillus flavus chromosome 3, complete sequence:
CGGATCCTGCCTCGACTCCGCCCAATATTACTATGGCCAGCAAATTCCCAACATCTTGACCGATGCGGTTCTTCTCGTGATGCCGTTGAAATTCGTCTGGGCACTGCCGATCTCCAAAACCCAGAGACTGCTGCTCTCCGGGGTGTTTGTTACTGGCGGCTTGTAAGCACTCTTTGCCTCTATCCCGAATCAACATTGACCTAACCCTCAACTCCCAGAACCCTGATATTCGACATCGTCCGGCTCGTAGCAATGATTAACCTCACACGTTCTGGGCCTGACGTTACCTGTAAGTATCCCAGCTATACCTAACCCTAACACGCTCTTGCCACCTAGACCCTCACTAACCACACGACCGACAACAGATAACCAAACCCCCGTCGTGGTATATACATGCGTCGAAGCCACAGTTGGAATTATCGCCGCCTGCCTCCCTAACCTAAGACCGCTACTAAAACTCAGTCGGGGTAGCTTCTGGTCTCAGATACGATCTGGAACGGGACATTCCAAGCAACCTCTCATGCCGGCGCAGGAACTGTCTATGGAAGAGAGCAATTATGACCCTTACTTTACCCAGACGAACATCTATGCGAGACATAGTGTTTCCATTCAGTATAGCAAGCCCTGAGATCTCTTTTGTTTacatttccttttgttcgtCGTCGCTGGGAAAGCCTTAATAGCCTGTCGCAAAACTGAACATAGCGTTTTTAATTTGTGTATAAAGTTCGCTGTCGCGAGACACAAGCGAGAATGGATTCTTTCGTATGTATATAGTCAATTGAGCCATAATGTTTTTCTTTGCCAAAGGTTTGGTTTGTGCGGACTTTTATCGGGCTTGTAGCTTCTAAGTCCGAGGTCCTGACTTGGGCACATGGATATGTAACTTACATGAAAGTTAAAtgaaaatatttattatttaacaATGTACCTGCTGCATAAGATAAcagtatagaattattacGTATAATTTTGTTGGATTTTAGAGTAGACTGGGTACGTCATTCCGATGTCACGCTAATGTCATATCGACAacaaaagatataaaaaggaTATAAAACGATCGGACTATAACCAGACCTCAACAACCAAACCAGATCTATTCACTTAATATTCTCCAGTTCAATAGAATACCAAGCAAAGATGCCCGCCAAAAAAGTCCTCATAATCCTCAGCGACGCCGACTCCTTCCCCCTAAAGAAAACCAGCGGCCAAGATGCCGGCAAAACCGTCGACCAACCGTccggcttcttcctcatggAACTCGCCAAACCACTCCAGAAACTCCTCGACGCCGGGTACGAAGTCACCTTCGCCTCTCCCAAAGGCCAAGAGCCCACTCCCGATCCCAACAGCGAATCTCTCCTCGCCTTCGCAGGCAACTTCTACGAACGCCGCCGCGAGAACGAGCTCATCGATCGCATGAAGCGGGAGAACGGATTCAGTCACCCGCGGACATTCAGCTCCATCAGTGATGACGAGTTGGAGTCCTTTGCCGGCGTATTTATCCCCGGTGGACATGCGCCGTTGAGAGATCTCGGCGCGGATAAGGATCTCGGGCGCATTTTGAGGTATTTTCATGCGAAGAGTCGGCCGACGGCTGCGATTTGTCATGGGCCGTTTGCATTTTTGAGTACGAAGTTTGCGGGGGATGGGGAGTTTGCGTATAAGGGGTATAAGATTACTTCTTGGAGTGAtgctgaggagaagatgatggagatgatgatgggtggggagattgagaaggTGGAGTCGGTTCTGAGGAATGAAGGCGCGGTTATGATTGAAGGGgcaaaggagaagattggCAGCATTACTGTTGATCGTGAGCTGGTTACGGGCGCGAATCCTACAGCTGCTAATGCTTTGGGGGATCAGTTTTTACAGATGTTGAATGTACATTGAGTATTGACTTGGTGATTTATATTGAGGACGTATAATACTGTCCACGTGAAAATGAATAAATCACTGACTCCCATGCTGTGCGATCCGTTGATTTTAAAGGTTTCAGCTATTAGTCAAGCAACAGATGCTATATATAATGACTTCAATATATTTGTTCCTGTGATTTTTCTGCATTGATTCGtatcttggccttggctATGACATCTGCGGGGATCACCAGCTCTAACATCCGAGCCGAGGTTGAAGCAACCCATAGGCGAAGTTATATTGTAATCTTTACCTTTTGTATCTCcaataactagatttatacGACACTACAACCAACATTCTCCGAAAATGGAAGCAAACTCATTCAAGACGATACTCTACGAAAAGTCCCCAGACGGCAAGATCGCATATATAACTCTGAACCGTCCCGACCGATTCAATGCCATCGACGGCCACCTCCCAAGGGATCTCCGAGACGCTGTGAAACTAGCCAACGCAGACCCAACTGTGCACTGCATCATCCTGAAAGGGAACGGACCTGGCTTTTGCGGGGGCTATGACCTCGACATCTACTCCCAGAACGCGGTACGCGGAGAGACGGCTGGATCACAGGATCTCTCCAAGGGATACGATCCCTTGATCGATTACACCATGATGAAAGAGAATACCGACTGCTTCTCAGAGCTATTTCATAGCCACAAGCCGACAATTGCACAGGTCCATGGTGCCGCAGTGGCGGGCGGAAGTGACATCGCCCTATGCTGCGATCTGGTTATCATGGCAACCGATGCTCGCATCGGCTATCCTCCGAGTCGGGTCTGGGGTTGTCCGACTACTGCGATGTGGGCTTTTCGGATTGGAGTTGAAAAGGCTAAGCGGATGCTCTTCACGGGTGACTTGATCAGTGGAGCTGAGGCGGCGGATATGGGACTTGTTCTTAAAGCGGTGCCcgaggaggagttggaggaaACAGTGTTGCTGTTGGCAAATCGCATTGCGTCGGTCCCGCAAAATCAACTGTGGATGCAGAAACAGGTGATCAATGGTCTTATCGAGGGGCCTCTGCTTAGAAGCCAGAAATTATCTACGATATTCGATGGTATCACCCGCAACTCGCCTGAAGGTGTTGCATTTCAGGAACTGAGTAAAGAGAAAGGATTCAAAGCTGCCATTCAGGAACGTGATAGCCCGGCGAGATCGGAGAGATATCGGAAGGTGTGGAAGAGTGTGCTATAGCCATCTTAATGGCGAGGTACATCCATGATGTGCAGTTCATTAATCCCTTATTCAGTTGATCGCATGACCCACAAACCACTAGATGTTTCTATTTAGCTGCGATATCTATGTACAGCAATATGACCTGTGAATATTTCTCAACGAGCTTATACAATTCTAAggctagatatataaaaactgACGGTCGAAAGTATGGTACACAGTAGTGAGGTAAGTGACTGGATCATTATATGCCTTCATTTTCCGTTGTATATCCTTTCATTTATTTCATTATTCTACAACACTAGTAGAAGGCTAGAAATCTAAGTTAGTAAATTGTATCCTCTTGTGCCTGTTGAGCCGCTGCAATGCTGAACTAGTGATAAATCGAACAATTCCCTACATCTTGCAAGCATCCTTAGGAGATACTATCTAGGATATACATTATATACATGCTAAATTCTTCGATGGTGCAAGAAAGGACGTATGGTACATATGTCGTATATTCGATGTGAAGTTCAATATTTCATCGTTTGGAACGATTGTCGACGCCATCAGTAGTTGCATCACTATAGGGCTTGACTTAGCCCTAGTTCTTTTAATGGATACAACGGGGCAGGATAGGCAACAAAGTATATAGCTTACTAAAACAGCTACAAAATGTTTTAAGATACGTTTTTGTATGTAATCGTACATTTGTTCTCTAATTTCTATACACTATATAACAAAAGTATAAAATCGGGCATACAAAGTTAGACATCTAGAATAGTTATCTAATCCAAATCCCGGTTTCGCCAAACACCAAAGAGGTTAGGGAAATATGTTGCGACTGTTACGGCTCAGAGGGCCCAGTTCGCACTATAGTAGTCATGGGTTCTTGCAGCCACTAAAGTTACTGACGCCACGGGACGATGATCATTACTGCAAGATATTGAGATAGACTCACGAACAAATAAATTGTTCTGCGTTCATCACAGAGTTACAAACGACGACAATGTCAATGCTGCACTGCGACTCATGCCATGCAGGAGGCGTCAACATTATTACCAAATTGAGACACCTAAAATCTTTTAGTATAGTGGCGCTAATAGTAGCGTCCAAGTCACGATGGCTGATGAACCATTCCTATGCTTCATACTCCTTCGTATTTAAACATCAGCAACATCGGTTTCCTGCTATCGTTTTTCTTATGCCAACCACTTGTCGTTTTCTTATCATTTGGTACACCAAACGAAAGATCCTCAACTTGCGATGCCACAGTCCATTGGAAACGTGTATGCTCTTGCTTCTGTTCATTGACGGTGTTCCataaatttttaatactcGTATAACAGGTTTTCCGCTCCTGGCGATGGACAAAGGAGGTACCGAGATGCGACGGTGTTTCTCACATATGTCAGTATTGGTTACTACTGGCTCAAGTATCAGCAACCACATGGAGCTGACTTTCGTCATAGCTGTCCGAGCTTAGTGCAACGCTATCCGATTTAATAGACCAACTCTTGTGTGAAACGCAGGATCCGGCAGTGAGCGATGGA
This window harbors:
- a CDS encoding ThiJ/PfpI family protein; translation: MPAKKVLIILSDADSFPLKKTSGQDAGKTVDQPSGFFLMELAKPLQKLLDAGYEVTFASPKGQEPTPDPNSESLLAFAGNFYERRRENELIDRMKRENGFSHPRTFSSISDDELESFAGVFIPGGHAPLRDLGADKDLGRILRYFHAKSRPTAAICHGPFAFLSTKFAGDGEFAYKGYKITSWSDAEEKMMEMMMGGEIEKVESVLRNEGAVMIEGAKEKIGSITVDRELVTGANPTAANALGDQFLQMLNVH
- a CDS encoding putative enoyl-CoA hydratase mitochondrial precursor (hypothetical protein aor_1_162014), yielding MEANSFKTILYEKSPDGKIAYITLNRPDRFNAIDGHLPRDLRDAVKLANADPTVHCIILKGNGPGFCGGYDLDIYSQNAVRGETAGSQDLSKGYDPLIDYTMMKENTDCFSELFHSHKPTIAQVHGAAVAGGSDIALCCDLVIMATDARIGYPPSRVWGCPTTAMWAFRIGVEKAKRMLFTGDLISGAEAADMGLVLKAVPEEELEETVLLLANRIASVPQNQLWMQKQVINGLIEGPLLRSQKLSTIFDGITRNSPEGVAFQELSKEKGFKAAIQERDSPARSERYRKVWKSVL